CGGTGTAGCCGCTCTGTGTCATACCGATCAGTGCATCTGCGTCCAGGTCTTCCGCCATTTTACAAGCGTTGTAGCACAGGGCATCGCTCAGGAAGGTCGGAGAGTGACGGTGAGGGATCAGGTTACGGTTATAGATAATGTCTTCTTTTTCTACCTCGTCGATGATCTTTCTCATGGTCTGGATCACCAGCTCAGGGAACTGACCAGTTGCAGTTTCACCGCTCAGCATCACGGCGTCAGCACCTTCCAGTACAGCGTTAGCTACGTCGGTGATTTCGCTACGGTTAGGACGGGTACGGTCGATCATGCTTTCCATCATCTGTGTAGCCACGATTACAGGCTTAGCACGGTGGATACATTTACGGATGATATCTTTCTGGATCATCGGGATCTGCTCAACAGGCAGTTCCACACCCAGGTCACCACGGGCGATCATTACGCCATCGCTTTCCCAGATGATTTCCTTCAGGTTAGCAATTGCCTCAGGTTTTTCGATCTTGGAGATCACCTTCATTTTGGAATTGCGCTCTTTCAGGCGTTTGCGGATCAGGTGGAGGTCATCTACGTGCCTTACGAAGGACAGGGCAACCCAGTCACAATCGTTGTCGATGATGAATTCCAGGTCTATCACGTCTTTTTCAGTCAGTGCCGGCAGAGACACTTTGGTATCTGGCAGGTTGAAGCCTTTTTTGGAAGACAGTACACCTGGCAGGGATACTTCCGCTTTGATTTCGCCATCAGCGGTGATTTCCCTTACTATGGTTTCGATTTTACCGTCGTCCAGCAGGATCTTCTGGCCTGGTTTAACGTCTTTGTGCAGGTCTGCGTAGGAAACATAGATCTTCTTTGCATTACCTACCACTTTCTCATTTACGAAGGTCAGGATCTGACCGGTTACCAGTGGTAATGCGTTGTTTTCGATTTCACCAACACGCAGTTTAGGTCCTTGCAGGTCAGCCAGGATGGCTACATTGTAAGGTTCAGTTTTGTTGATCTGACGGATATACTGGATGATACGCAGTTTATCTTCGTGAGAACCATGCGAGAAGTTCAGACGGAACACGTTAACGCCAGCGCGAACGAGTGCTAATAATCCTTCATAAGTATCGCAGGCCGGGCCAACGGTTGCTACAATTTTCGTTTTGTGCAGGGAATGTGCACGGGAAGCTTCATGATCCATCTGTTTATGTACGTATTTTGATAAATCTTTTGTACTCATAGCTCTATTTTTTAACTCGCAAGTATTTTGACCATCTTTAACCACTCCGGATCGAGGTGTTCTTTAGCCTTGATAGCCTGCTCCAGCGGTGTATATTGGATTTTGTTGTTTACAATACCTACCATCACATTTGAAGTACCGTTCAACAGTGCTTCTACTGCAGCATACCCCATACGGCTGGCCAGGATACGGTCCTGACAGGTAGGAGAGCCACCGCGCTGAATGTGTCCGAGGATGGTTACGCGCGTATCCAGCTGAGGACAGCTGGTTTTTACCATACGGGCTACTTCTTCAGCACCACCCGCAATGGAACCTTCCGCTACTACGATAATATTTACCAGTTTTCTGCGGCGTTCGTTTGTCTGGAGGTCTTCGATGATGTCCTGAACATCGATCAGGTGCTCCGGAGTCATGATGTGCTCAGCACCAGTAGAAATACCACTGTGCAGGGCAATATAACCTGCATCACGTCCCATAACCTCTATAACAAATAAACGGTCGTGCGCGTCAGCGGTATCGCGAATCTTGTCGATCGCATCTACAGCTGTGTTCACTGCCGTGTCAAAACCAATCGTGAAATCAGTACCCGCAATATCCTTGTCAATAGTACCAGGCAAGCCGATGCATGGAATATCAAACTCCTTGCTCATCTTGTAAGCACCATTGAAAGAGCCGTCGCCTCCAATAACTACAATACCGTCAATGTTGTGTTTCTTGAGGTTTTCATAGGCTTGTGCTCTACCTTCAGCTTCATAAAATTCCTTGCAACGGGCAGTCTTTAATATAGTACCCCCGCGCTGAATAATATTAGCGACAGACTTGGACTCCAAGGGAAATATCTCGTTCTTCAGCATTCCCCTGTAGCCATACATAACACCATACACATTTAACTGATGGTAAATTCCGGTTCTTACGACTGCACGAACAGCGGCATTCATGCCCGGCGCATCGCCACC
The DNA window shown above is from Chitinophaga agri and carries:
- the pyk gene encoding pyruvate kinase, whose amino-acid sequence is MSTKDLSKYVHKQMDHEASRAHSLHKTKIVATVGPACDTYEGLLALVRAGVNVFRLNFSHGSHEDKLRIIQYIRQINKTEPYNVAILADLQGPKLRVGEIENNALPLVTGQILTFVNEKVVGNAKKIYVSYADLHKDVKPGQKILLDDGKIETIVREITADGEIKAEVSLPGVLSSKKGFNLPDTKVSLPALTEKDVIDLEFIIDNDCDWVALSFVRHVDDLHLIRKRLKERNSKMKVISKIEKPEAIANLKEIIWESDGVMIARGDLGVELPVEQIPMIQKDIIRKCIHRAKPVIVATQMMESMIDRTRPNRSEITDVANAVLEGADAVMLSGETATGQFPELVIQTMRKIIDEVEKEDIIYNRNLIPHRHSPTFLSDALCYNACKMAEDLDADALIGMTQSGYTGFMLSSYRPRSPLFIYTKEKTLVNQLSLSWGVRAFYYDGEESLDEIISDQIDILKERGFVKPGDVVVNTGSTPVKEHLPTNTIKISTVAE
- the pfkA gene encoding 6-phosphofructokinase: MKKVSNIAVLTSGGDAPGMNAAVRAVVRTGIYHQLNVYGVMYGYRGMLKNEIFPLESKSVANIIQRGGTILKTARCKEFYEAEGRAQAYENLKKHNIDGIVVIGGDGSFNGAYKMSKEFDIPCIGLPGTIDKDIAGTDFTIGFDTAVNTAVDAIDKIRDTADAHDRLFVIEVMGRDAGYIALHSGISTGAEHIMTPEHLIDVQDIIEDLQTNERRRKLVNIIVVAEGSIAGGAEEVARMVKTSCPQLDTRVTILGHIQRGGSPTCQDRILASRMGYAAVEALLNGTSNVMVGIVNNKIQYTPLEQAIKAKEHLDPEWLKMVKILAS